The following proteins are co-located in the Flavobacterium sp. CECT 9288 genome:
- a CDS encoding imm11 family protein translates to MKFYYIRNSLKKKVIGHYPQVKEVKYNCHVWNDTLFIDRFHFVKITVQPIVANAILHAKSKLTDLIDSSSMGFTSKLLISDKLKSILESKRATGMQFFKSSVLRDGNEFEEFWVLHTYEFNMEYINFSKSKIIVRIKKKQGGTEPKTVVVSSMDEFLKLTEFHKQKMEIVSIENICLNSDVKEDFFFIKTAGQYIVSEKLKQEIEDAGCTGIEFQPIELSINEWLHGGEREKIYGKA, encoded by the coding sequence ATGAAATTTTATTATATCAGAAACTCATTAAAAAAAAAAGTAATAGGTCATTATCCTCAAGTAAAGGAAGTAAAATATAACTGTCATGTATGGAATGACACCCTTTTTATTGACCGATTTCATTTTGTAAAAATAACTGTACAACCAATTGTGGCTAATGCTATTTTACACGCTAAATCAAAACTAACTGATTTAATTGATAGTTCTAGCATGGGATTTACATCAAAATTGCTAATCAGTGATAAGTTAAAATCAATATTAGAAAGTAAACGAGCAACTGGAATGCAATTTTTTAAAAGTTCCGTCTTGAGGGACGGTAATGAATTTGAGGAATTTTGGGTATTGCACACCTACGAATTCAATATGGAATACATTAACTTCTCTAAGAGTAAAATTATTGTAAGAATAAAAAAAAAGCAGGGAGGTACAGAACCGAAAACAGTAGTAGTTAGTTCAATGGATGAATTTTTAAAGTTAACTGAATTCCATAAACAAAAAATGGAAATAGTTTCCATAGAAAATATTTGTTTAAATTCAGATGTAAAGGAAGATTTTTTCTTTATAAAAACTGCTGGACAATACATAGTATCTGAAAAACTAAAACAAGAAATTGAAGATGCTGGCTGTACGGGAATTGAGTTTCAACCCATAGAGTTATCTATTAATGAATGGCTTCATGGAGGCGAAAGAGAAAAAATATATGGAAAAGCATAG
- a CDS encoding AHH domain-containing protein, with product MQQLLKKTFKTIVVLLTALPLFNCSDDTYPLERHSKINTSKKDVSFSQFKKETQQDNFALFKSITLDKQLKKRSIKNDFIIDTTKILKHVAQNNKATYSFRIYPIDKNALKPHEYYNLVYHKNGGQWEELLFKNKEALNTQSGDYRLKSSEVIYMSTPQLQSRTIISVGAGTMCETPTTTFNCTKTGSCSSGVCDLCSLCVSTSVAYEYCGSGGGGSSSEGDYGNEGGESGGGGGGLEGVYIPIPYEGEQDINNPDFLFAIEVAGFINTLPQHLNNVVLANNWMHNTIINFMKNNGGLNIDNQNKVAFALANYDSVASIPMSNLPFTTINQLHYWAFNYLLEKPNGGLSTQNQIALKYAFSNMPILFNQYNGTSYELNAINNFNFSSFQFLLLHGEFLSKLDPLTQKSILENITSLEKIEFFNEMINLAQNDSNQADTNNLINLSIRLNNSQTNLLTDEFGLSLDQYVDLDLASLPPDFGNMFALKLYFNYRSIRQLNPEYSRAKCLYYASKDIIHIGLDAFGLIPVLGEVADLTNGVLYTIEGDGVNATLSYVSAVPVAGWASVGVKYSLKVVNTAVDINTKVKLVWKVLPNGNLFFGTNDYCRKQLRKVLGMTVGNGLQAHHIIPLNKQTKSIVQKASKSGSAFHLNEALNGIPLSKAVHNGSHAHYDDLIQERFDFFNQANPNATPNQCYDFLVDLIQDIRTAIQNNPNTPINQLNF from the coding sequence ATGCAACAGCTATTAAAAAAAACATTTAAAACAATTGTCGTACTCCTTACCGCTTTACCACTATTTAATTGCAGCGACGATACCTATCCTTTAGAAAGGCATAGCAAAATCAACACTTCAAAAAAAGATGTTTCTTTCAGTCAGTTTAAAAAAGAGACACAACAAGATAATTTTGCTTTATTCAAGTCAATAACACTAGACAAACAACTCAAAAAGAGGTCTATTAAGAATGACTTTATAATTGACACAACAAAGATTTTAAAACATGTTGCACAAAATAATAAAGCAACTTATAGTTTCAGAATTTATCCTATTGATAAAAATGCATTAAAGCCACACGAATATTATAACCTCGTTTATCATAAAAATGGCGGGCAATGGGAAGAATTATTGTTCAAAAACAAAGAAGCACTAAATACCCAGAGTGGTGACTACCGATTAAAAAGTTCAGAAGTTATTTATATGAGTACCCCACAATTACAAAGTAGGACGATAATTTCTGTGGGTGCAGGTACTATGTGCGAAACACCAACTACTACGTTTAATTGTACTAAAACTGGTAGTTGTTCAAGTGGAGTTTGTGATCTTTGTAGTTTATGTGTTTCCACATCAGTTGCTTACGAATATTGTGGATCAGGTGGTGGAGGCTCAAGTAGTGAGGGAGATTATGGTAATGAAGGTGGTGAAAGCGGCGGTGGCGGTGGCGGTTTAGAGGGTGTATACATACCTATTCCCTATGAAGGTGAACAAGATATTAATAATCCTGATTTTCTTTTTGCTATAGAAGTAGCTGGTTTTATTAATACGTTGCCACAGCATTTAAATAATGTAGTACTGGCTAACAACTGGATGCACAATACGATCATTAATTTTATGAAAAATAATGGTGGGTTAAACATCGACAATCAAAATAAAGTAGCTTTTGCACTTGCCAATTATGATAGTGTTGCCAGTATACCTATGAGTAATTTGCCTTTTACCACAATTAACCAACTTCATTATTGGGCATTTAATTATTTATTAGAAAAACCAAATGGTGGCTTATCTACTCAAAATCAAATCGCGCTAAAGTATGCGTTTAGTAATATGCCAATATTATTCAACCAATATAATGGGACTTCTTATGAACTTAACGCAATTAATAATTTTAATTTCAGTTCATTTCAATTTTTACTCTTACATGGAGAATTTTTGTCAAAACTTGATCCTTTGACACAAAAAAGTATTTTAGAGAACATTACTAGTTTGGAAAAAATTGAATTTTTCAATGAAATGATTAATTTAGCACAGAATGATTCAAATCAGGCTGATACAAACAATTTAATTAATCTATCAATTCGATTAAATAATTCTCAAACAAATTTATTGACAGATGAATTCGGATTAAGTCTTGATCAATACGTAGATTTGGATTTAGCATCTCTCCCGCCCGATTTTGGTAATATGTTCGCACTAAAACTATACTTTAACTATAGAAGCATAAGACAATTAAATCCTGAATACAGTAGAGCAAAATGTTTGTATTACGCTAGTAAAGATATTATTCATATTGGTCTTGACGCATTTGGTTTGATACCAGTGCTAGGTGAAGTAGCAGATTTGACAAACGGTGTTCTTTACACCATAGAAGGAGATGGCGTAAATGCTACGTTGAGTTATGTCAGCGCAGTGCCTGTTGCTGGTTGGGCTTCAGTTGGAGTAAAATATAGTTTAAAAGTTGTAAATACTGCGGTTGACATAAATACAAAAGTAAAACTAGTATGGAAAGTTTTACCTAATGGTAATTTGTTCTTTGGCACAAATGATTATTGTAGAAAACAATTAAGAAAAGTTTTAGGAATGACAGTTGGCAATGGATTACAAGCACATCACATTATTCCTTTGAATAAACAAACAAAATCTATTGTGCAAAAAGCTTCAAAAAGTGGTAGTGCTTTTCATCTAAACGAAGCTTTAAATGGTATTCCTCTGAGTAAAGCTGTTCATAATGGAAGTCATGCTCACTACGACGATCTTATTCAAGAAAGATTTGATTTTTTTAATCAAGCAAATCCAAATGCAACTCCTAATCAATGTTATGACTTTCTTGTAGATTTAATACAAGATATAAGAACTGCCATACAAAATAATCCTAATACACCTATAAATCAATTAAATTTTTAA
- a CDS encoding DMT family transporter, with the protein MKTKIKNAFSSRVNAIGLPILALCWISFFWGTTWIASKEGVKHMPALQLVAIRQFLGGFLYISYFLFKKTPWPKGKQWKTIIILSFLNFVLSNALSTWGVKYISSGLGAIIGACVPLWIVIISFFQGERLSKFSILGLIISFSGVCVIFYDHLADFLIPDFKFGIIISIISTLTWAFGTLYTKQKAASFNPYFSLGIQMFLSSILVFAYTGAAGISVPLHEIPAISWWSIAYLVIFGSVLTFIAFIYALQHLPASISSVYSYINPIIAVLLGAIIFGETLNAAIAIGGSVTLFGLYLVNYSLRKARAKE; encoded by the coding sequence GTGAAAACTAAAATTAAAAACGCTTTTTCGTCAAGAGTAAACGCTATTGGATTGCCCATTTTGGCCTTATGTTGGATCAGTTTTTTTTGGGGAACCACCTGGATCGCCTCAAAAGAAGGCGTAAAACACATGCCAGCCCTACAACTAGTAGCCATTAGGCAGTTTTTGGGAGGATTCCTTTATATTTCTTATTTCTTATTTAAAAAAACGCCATGGCCTAAGGGAAAACAATGGAAGACCATCATTATACTGAGCTTTTTAAACTTTGTTTTGAGCAATGCATTAAGTACATGGGGAGTAAAGTACATCAGTAGTGGTCTTGGTGCCATTATTGGGGCTTGTGTCCCGTTATGGATTGTCATTATTTCTTTCTTTCAAGGAGAACGCTTGTCTAAGTTTTCTATTCTAGGTTTAATAATTAGTTTTAGTGGCGTATGCGTCATTTTTTATGATCACTTAGCAGATTTTTTAATTCCCGATTTTAAATTTGGTATCATAATCTCCATCATTTCTACTTTAACATGGGCTTTTGGAACCTTATATACAAAGCAGAAAGCAGCTAGTTTCAATCCGTACTTTAGTTTAGGAATCCAAATGTTCTTGTCTAGTATTTTAGTGTTTGCTTATACAGGTGCCGCAGGAATATCGGTTCCATTGCATGAGATACCAGCAATTTCATGGTGGTCTATTGCGTATTTGGTTATTTTTGGATCGGTACTTACTTTTATTGCCTTTATTTATGCGCTACAACATTTACCGGCATCTATCAGTAGTGTTTACTCGTACATCAACCCTATTATTGCCGTGTTGCTTGGCGCTATAATCTTTGGGGAAACCCTAAATGCCGCCATTGCCATCGGTGGAAGCGTAACTTTATTTGGGTTGTATTTAGTAAATTACTCCTTGCGTAAAGCACGCGCAAAAGAATAA
- a CDS encoding SDR family oxidoreductase, with amino-acid sequence MTKISILGCGWLGLPLAKALLKKNYEINGSTTSAEKLQILADAGINPFLISLHEESISGNIAGLLQDCSTLILDIPPKLRGAGTESFVSKIINLIPYIEKAGVENVLFISSTSVYGDQNTLVTEETIPMPDTESGKQLLATEQLLQSAIDFKTTIVRFGGLIGADRHPIKFLAGRENLENPDAPINLIHQEDCIGIINAILSQQVWDETFNAVTPYHPSRKEYYTQKAVDYDLDLPKFEQQGLIFGKTISSTKTESVLKYTFAQPNL; translated from the coding sequence ATGACAAAAATTAGCATTTTAGGTTGCGGATGGCTCGGTTTACCTTTGGCGAAAGCCTTATTGAAAAAAAACTATGAGATAAATGGATCAACAACATCCGCAGAGAAATTACAAATTCTGGCAGATGCTGGAATAAATCCTTTTTTAATATCGCTCCATGAGGAATCTATATCTGGTAACATTGCTGGTTTACTGCAAGATTGTTCTACTTTAATACTAGATATTCCTCCTAAGCTTAGAGGAGCTGGAACTGAAAGTTTTGTTTCTAAAATTATAAATCTAATTCCTTATATTGAAAAAGCTGGTGTAGAAAACGTTCTTTTTATTAGTTCTACCTCGGTTTACGGGGACCAAAACACACTGGTTACTGAAGAAACTATTCCTATGCCAGATACCGAAAGTGGCAAGCAATTGCTGGCAACCGAACAACTTTTACAAAGCGCTATTGATTTTAAAACTACCATAGTTCGTTTTGGAGGTCTCATTGGTGCCGATCGTCATCCCATAAAATTCTTAGCCGGCAGAGAAAATTTGGAAAACCCAGATGCTCCCATAAACTTAATTCATCAAGAGGATTGCATAGGAATTATCAACGCTATTTTGTCACAACAGGTTTGGGACGAAACCTTTAATGCAGTTACACCATATCATCCTAGCAGAAAGGAATATTACACTCAAAAAGCGGTAGACTATGATTTGGATTTGCCAAAATTTGAACAACAAGGTCTAATTTTTGGAAAAACTATTTCAAGTACTAAAACCGAATCGGTTTTAAAGTATACTTTTGCACAACCAAATTTATAA
- a CDS encoding M28 family peptidase has protein sequence MKKDFSSIYMSAFILIVLAALYYTMMPQFTSNKDTSLVDFSATRAFEQVKAIAQKPHYVGSKNHEIVANYLQQELESLGLETTIHEGYTLSDWGNLVYSKNVLARIKGSSNSKALLLLSHYDSAPHSYSPGASDAGSGVATIIEGIRAFLYTKTPHKNDIIIMFSDGEELGLNGAALFVNQHKWAKDIGIVLNFEARGTSGPSYMLMETNAGNASLVKEFAEAKTTFPVSNSLMYSIYKMLPNDTDLTVFREQGNIQGYNFAFIDDHYNYHTTQDDTAHLDINTLAHQGTYLMPLLKHFSNTNLNKPVSQEDFVYFSLPYTFVYYPFSWTIPVVIGCFVMLVFFIFIGRAKHLLTFQDISKGFIPLFGSLLTAGLVTFLGWKLLLILYPQYNDLLNGFTYNGHEYIAAFVCLSMAITMAFYARFSSTKITMSHYVAPLTLWIIINGLLAVYLPGAGFLIVPVCFGLLVFGIFVLTQKSNKTVNLLLSIPALLIITPFIQMLPVGLGLKVLFGSAVLTALAVGILYFVFGTYAKKGIWAAGFLMVSVGFFAKAHYESGYEFGKAKSNSLLYVYDSDKKMAKWATYDSNLDSWTKTYLGNNPETASTLNELPLFSKYNSGFTYTTPAPVKKIAPPTVTFIYDRTIGAKRYLKIQIAPNRNVNRYDVFANEGMKIKNFIANGATALEHKKGNYERKGKKIVSYYVVNNAPLVLQFEIESGNKFDMELLESSFDLTTNPLFELAKRENWMMPTPFVLNDAVVIRQKIKPSPVVVVTPVKLKTPIGHSRYKKQSLQDSLTIK, from the coding sequence ATGAAAAAAGATTTTTCCTCAATTTATATGAGTGCTTTTATTCTTATTGTACTTGCAGCACTATACTACACAATGATGCCGCAATTTACTTCAAACAAGGACACATCATTAGTTGATTTTTCTGCAACACGGGCTTTTGAACAAGTAAAAGCAATAGCACAAAAACCGCATTATGTAGGATCCAAAAACCATGAAATAGTTGCCAATTATTTGCAACAAGAGCTTGAAAGTTTGGGTCTAGAAACCACCATTCATGAGGGTTACACGCTAAGTGACTGGGGAAATCTGGTATATTCTAAAAATGTTTTAGCACGAATAAAAGGCTCTTCAAACTCTAAAGCGCTCTTGTTGCTTTCTCATTATGATAGTGCACCACATTCTTACTCACCTGGCGCTAGTGATGCTGGCTCTGGTGTAGCAACTATTATTGAAGGAATAAGAGCTTTTTTGTATACCAAAACACCTCATAAAAATGACATCATCATCATGTTTTCAGATGGAGAAGAATTAGGGCTTAACGGCGCTGCACTTTTTGTAAACCAACACAAATGGGCCAAAGATATAGGAATCGTTTTAAACTTTGAAGCAAGAGGTACATCAGGACCAAGTTATATGCTCATGGAAACCAATGCTGGCAATGCTTCATTAGTAAAAGAATTTGCCGAGGCCAAAACCACATTTCCAGTATCAAACTCTTTGATGTACAGCATTTATAAAATGCTACCTAACGATACTGATTTGACTGTATTTAGAGAACAAGGAAACATACAAGGGTACAATTTTGCCTTTATAGACGATCATTACAATTACCACACCACTCAAGATGATACTGCCCATCTTGATATAAACACGCTTGCCCATCAAGGTACGTATTTGATGCCTTTGCTAAAACATTTTTCCAATACAAATTTAAACAAACCAGTATCTCAAGAGGATTTTGTTTATTTTAGTTTGCCTTACACTTTTGTTTATTACCCATTTAGCTGGACTATACCGGTGGTCATAGGTTGTTTTGTAATGCTGGTATTTTTTATATTCATAGGAAGAGCTAAACATCTATTAACATTTCAAGATATTAGCAAAGGATTTATTCCTCTTTTTGGATCGCTGCTTACAGCAGGACTTGTTACCTTTTTAGGTTGGAAACTTCTCCTAATACTTTATCCTCAATACAACGATTTGCTTAACGGATTTACCTATAACGGTCATGAATACATTGCTGCATTTGTTTGCCTATCAATGGCTATAACTATGGCGTTTTATGCTCGGTTTTCAAGTACAAAGATTACCATGAGTCATTATGTGGCACCACTTACACTATGGATTATTATCAATGGTTTACTAGCGGTGTACTTACCAGGCGCAGGATTTTTGATAGTTCCTGTTTGTTTTGGACTGCTCGTTTTTGGGATATTTGTTCTTACTCAAAAATCTAATAAAACAGTCAACTTACTATTGAGTATTCCAGCTTTATTGATCATTACTCCTTTTATCCAAATGTTACCGGTGGGATTGGGATTAAAAGTACTTTTTGGAAGTGCAGTGTTAACGGCGTTAGCAGTGGGTATTCTCTATTTTGTTTTTGGAACTTACGCCAAAAAAGGAATTTGGGCTGCAGGATTTCTGATGGTATCAGTTGGTTTTTTTGCCAAAGCACATTATGAGTCTGGTTATGAATTTGGCAAAGCCAAATCAAACAGTTTGCTTTATGTATATGATTCTGATAAAAAGATGGCAAAATGGGCCACGTATGACAGCAATCTTGACTCGTGGACCAAAACGTACTTGGGCAATAATCCCGAAACAGCTTCAACTCTAAATGAGCTTCCCTTATTTAGTAAATACAACTCCGGTTTCACCTACACTACTCCTGCTCCAGTAAAAAAAATTGCTCCGCCTACAGTTACTTTTATTTATGATAGAACTATTGGTGCCAAAAGGTATTTAAAAATCCAAATAGCTCCAAATAGAAATGTAAACCGCTACGATGTGTTTGCCAATGAAGGTATGAAAATCAAGAACTTTATAGCTAACGGAGCAACAGCACTTGAACACAAAAAAGGAAATTACGAACGAAAAGGCAAAAAAATTGTTAGCTATTATGTAGTAAACAATGCTCCGCTAGTACTGCAATTTGAGATAGAATCTGGAAATAAATTTGATATGGAATTGCTAGAAAGCTCTTTTGATTTAACCACAAACCCATTATTTGAACTAGCAAAAAGAGAAAACTGGATGATGCCTACACCTTTTGTATTGAATGATGCAGTTGTCATTAGACAAAAAATAAAACCTAGTCCTGTTGTTGTAGTTACGCCGGTGAAACTCAAAACACCTATTGGCCACAGCCGATACAAAAAACAATCCTTACAAGACAGCTTAACAATAAAGTAA
- a CDS encoding bifunctional GNAT family N-acetyltransferase/carbon-nitrogen hydrolase family protein codes for MQAKINKVELRNLKFDDYKELKKSMVESYPEMTGSYWREHHIEKLLSIFPEGQLVILVDGKVVGSALSLIVDENLVDKNHNYSDITGKYTFSTHNQKGDILYGIDVFIHPNYRGLRLGRRLYDARKELCEQLNLKAIVFAGRIPNYGKHADTLSPKDYIDKVKRKEMHDSVLSFQLSNDFHVIRVMKNYLEGDTDSKEFAVLLEWNNIYYDESPKLINLAKSVIRLGLVQWQMRQLNNLEALFEQCEFFVDVVSGYGSDFALFPELFTAPLMADYNHLSEAEAIRELAKHTDPIHKRFQELAISYNINIITGSMPYLDNGTLYNVGFLCKRDGTSEMYAKIHVTPNEVQHWGMTGGSTIKTFDTDCGKIGIMICYDVEFPELSRLMADEGMNILFVPFLTDTQNAYTRVKHCAQARAIENECYVAIAGCVGNLPKVNNMDIQYAQSAVFTPSDFAFPSNGIKAEATPNTEMTLIVDVDLDLLKELHEHGSVRILKDRRTDLYDIKKINP; via the coding sequence ATGCAAGCCAAAATTAACAAAGTAGAATTACGAAATCTGAAATTTGACGACTACAAAGAACTTAAAAAATCTATGGTAGAGTCCTATCCAGAAATGACGGGTTCTTACTGGCGAGAACATCACATTGAGAAATTATTGAGTATTTTCCCAGAAGGTCAGCTCGTGATTTTAGTAGATGGTAAAGTTGTTGGCTCTGCATTGTCCCTTATCGTTGATGAAAATTTAGTCGATAAAAATCATAACTACTCAGACATTACCGGAAAATATACCTTTTCTACCCACAATCAAAAAGGCGATATTTTATACGGAATAGACGTTTTTATTCACCCCAATTACAGAGGTCTGAGACTGGGAAGAAGACTTTATGACGCCAGAAAAGAGCTTTGCGAACAATTGAACTTAAAAGCTATTGTTTTTGCAGGGCGAATACCTAATTACGGCAAACACGCCGACACACTAAGCCCAAAAGATTATATTGATAAAGTGAAAAGAAAAGAAATGCACGATTCAGTACTTTCTTTTCAATTAAGCAATGATTTTCACGTAATTCGGGTCATGAAAAATTATCTCGAAGGCGATACAGATAGCAAAGAATTTGCTGTATTACTGGAGTGGAACAACATTTATTATGACGAAAGCCCTAAGCTAATCAACCTTGCAAAAAGCGTTATCCGTTTAGGACTTGTACAATGGCAAATGCGCCAATTGAATAATCTTGAAGCCTTATTTGAACAATGTGAGTTTTTTGTAGATGTTGTATCCGGTTACGGTAGTGATTTTGCGCTATTTCCAGAACTTTTTACGGCTCCTTTAATGGCCGATTACAATCATTTATCTGAGGCCGAAGCCATAAGAGAACTAGCCAAACATACAGATCCCATTCACAAACGATTTCAAGAATTAGCCATTTCATACAACATCAATATCATTACGGGTAGTATGCCGTACCTGGACAATGGCACTCTATACAATGTTGGTTTCTTGTGTAAAAGAGACGGAACCTCTGAAATGTATGCCAAAATCCACGTTACACCTAATGAAGTACAACATTGGGGAATGACGGGTGGCTCTACCATCAAGACTTTTGATACAGATTGTGGCAAAATAGGAATCATGATTTGCTATGATGTGGAATTTCCAGAGCTCTCCCGCTTGATGGCTGATGAAGGTATGAACATCTTATTTGTTCCTTTCTTAACCGATACACAAAACGCTTACACACGCGTAAAGCATTGCGCACAGGCACGAGCCATAGAAAACGAATGTTATGTTGCCATTGCTGGTTGTGTAGGGAATTTGCCTAAAGTGAACAATATGGATATTCAATACGCACAATCGGCCGTTTTTACGCCTTCGGACTTTGCTTTTCCTAGTAATGGAATCAAAGCCGAAGCAACACCAAATACCGAAATGACCCTTATTGTAGATGTAGACTTAGATTTGCTAAAAGAATTGCATGAGCACGGCAGTGTTCGCATCCTTAAAGACCGTAGAACTGACTTATACGACATCAAAAAAATAAATCCATGA
- a CDS encoding single-stranded DNA-binding protein, translating into MKNRVQLIGRVGQDPEVKTLEGGKKLATVSIATNDVYYKENGDKVEQTEWHRVTAWGKTADIIEKYVTKGREIGVEAKLSHRTYEDKNGEKRYITEIVASEVLLLGK; encoded by the coding sequence ATGAAAAACAGAGTACAATTAATCGGAAGAGTAGGTCAAGATCCAGAAGTTAAAACACTTGAAGGAGGAAAAAAATTAGCCACCGTGAGTATCGCTACAAATGATGTATATTACAAAGAAAACGGAGACAAGGTAGAGCAAACAGAATGGCACCGAGTTACAGCTTGGGGTAAAACAGCTGATATTATTGAAAAATATGTAACAAAGGGAAGAGAAATAGGCGTAGAGGCTAAGTTATCTCATAGAACTTACGAGGATAAAAACGGTGAAAAGCGCTATATTACCGAAATAGTGGCTAGTGAAGTATTGCTTTTAGGGAAATAG
- a CDS encoding histone deacetylase: MFPIAFHPIYQHLLPEGHRFPMLKYELLPQQLLHEGTALPTDFYKPEICDLAPVLAIHQKEYVTDLLDLTLDAKAVRKIGFPLSKELVERELIIAQGTIFGAQKSFDTKVSFNIAGGTHHAYTDHGEAFCLLNDQAIAAQFLLDTKLAKKILIIDLDVHQGNGTAEIFQNNSKVFTFSTHGKTNYPFKKETSDLDIAFDDDTTDAEFLQTLATVIPQLIETQKPDFIFYLSGVDILATDKLGKLGCTLNGCKKRDELVFELCSKYQIPVQVSMGGGYSPDIKTIIEAHANTYRVAKDIF, encoded by the coding sequence ATGTTCCCAATAGCATTTCATCCTATTTACCAGCATCTATTGCCAGAAGGGCATCGGTTTCCCATGCTTAAATACGAACTGCTTCCGCAACAATTGTTGCATGAAGGAACCGCTTTGCCAACTGACTTCTATAAACCCGAAATTTGCGATTTAGCTCCGGTTTTAGCAATTCATCAAAAAGAATATGTCACAGATTTACTAGATCTTACATTAGATGCAAAAGCAGTGCGTAAAATTGGCTTTCCACTTTCAAAAGAACTTGTAGAACGCGAACTTATCATTGCACAAGGAACTATTTTTGGAGCACAAAAATCATTTGACACGAAAGTCTCATTCAATATTGCAGGAGGTACGCACCACGCTTACACAGATCATGGCGAAGCATTTTGTTTATTAAACGACCAAGCCATTGCTGCACAGTTTTTATTGGACACTAAACTCGCAAAAAAGATTTTAATCATTGATTTAGATGTACATCAGGGAAACGGAACTGCTGAGATTTTTCAAAACAATTCAAAAGTATTTACGTTTTCTACACATGGCAAGACAAATTATCCGTTCAAGAAAGAAACGTCAGATTTAGACATTGCATTTGACGATGATACAACCGATGCGGAGTTCTTGCAAACCCTAGCAACTGTAATTCCGCAATTGATAGAAACGCAAAAACCTGATTTCATATTTTATTTGTCGGGTGTAGATATTTTGGCGACAGATAAACTAGGAAAATTAGGCTGTACCCTTAATGGTTGTAAAAAACGAGATGAATTGGTTTTTGAATTGTGTTCCAAATACCAAATTCCGGTGCAAGTTTCTATGGGTGGCGGCTACTCTCCCGATATAAAAACTATTATTGAAGCCCACGCCAATACCTATCGAGTGGCAAAAGATATTTTTTAA
- a CDS encoding chloramphenicol acetyltransferase, giving the protein MKQLLDIDNWSRKEHFQFFKQFEEPFFGATVQIDCSLAYAKAKTLNTSFFSYYLHKTLLAVNAIEPFRYRIDGETVVIHNHINASATIGREDGTFGFSLIEFDPNYAVFETNTATETERIQTTTGLFTRTFNDDNVIHFSAIPWLDFTSLSHARSFSFPDSCPKISFGKMTIDSSGKKTMPMSIHVHHGLIDGLHLGQFVDYFQELMNQ; this is encoded by the coding sequence TTGAAACAACTATTAGATATCGATAATTGGTCGCGTAAAGAACATTTTCAATTCTTTAAACAATTTGAAGAGCCTTTTTTTGGAGCAACTGTACAAATTGATTGTTCACTGGCTTACGCCAAAGCTAAAACGCTAAACACTTCCTTTTTTAGCTACTACCTTCACAAAACACTTTTGGCTGTAAATGCCATAGAACCTTTCAGATATCGCATTGACGGGGAAACCGTTGTAATACACAATCACATCAATGCATCAGCAACGATAGGAAGAGAAGACGGGACTTTTGGCTTTTCTTTGATTGAATTCGACCCAAATTATGCTGTTTTTGAAACCAATACCGCCACAGAAACTGAACGTATACAAACCACCACAGGACTTTTTACCCGAACTTTTAATGATGATAATGTCATCCATTTCTCGGCGATTCCTTGGTTGGATTTTACTTCTTTATCACATGCAAGAAGTTTTAGTTTTCCTGACAGTTGTCCAAAAATCTCTTTTGGAAAAATGACAATTGATAGCAGTGGAAAAAAAACCATGCCCATGTCCATACACGTTCACCACGGATTAATCGACGGCTTACACCTAGGCCAATTTGTGGATTACTTTCAAGAATTGATGAACCAATAA